In a single window of the Acinetobacter sp. CS-2 genome:
- a CDS encoding S-(hydroxymethyl)glutathione dehydrogenase/class III alcohol dehydrogenase — protein sequence MKSRAAVAFGPGQPLQIVEIDVAPPKAGEVLVKISHTGVCHTDAFTLSGDDPEGVFPAVLGHEGAGVVVEVGEGVTSVKPGDHVIPLYTAECGECLFCKSGKTNLCVAVRATQGKGLMPDGTTRFSYNGQPIYHYMGCSTFSEYTVVAEVSLAKINPEANHEHVCLLGCGVTTGLGAVKNTAKVQEGDTVAVFGLGGIGLAVVQGAKKAKASRIIAIDTNPEKFKLAEQFGATEFLNPKDYDKPIQEVIVEKTGWGVDHSFECIGNTNVMRSALECAHRGWGQSIIIGVAGAGQEISTRPFQLVTGRTWKGTAFGGVKGRSQLPGMVEEAMKGDIQLEPFVTHTMGLEKINEAFELMHDGKSIRTVIHFED from the coding sequence ATGAAATCACGTGCTGCAGTCGCATTTGGTCCAGGTCAACCGCTCCAAATTGTTGAAATTGATGTTGCTCCGCCAAAAGCAGGTGAGGTTTTGGTAAAAATTAGCCATACCGGTGTATGTCATACCGATGCCTTTACGTTATCGGGTGATGATCCTGAAGGCGTGTTTCCTGCAGTATTGGGCCATGAAGGCGCTGGTGTGGTGGTCGAAGTTGGTGAAGGCGTAACCAGCGTAAAACCGGGGGATCACGTTATTCCACTGTATACTGCAGAATGTGGTGAATGTTTATTCTGTAAATCGGGTAAAACCAACCTCTGTGTAGCGGTTCGTGCAACTCAAGGTAAGGGTTTGATGCCAGATGGCACCACACGTTTTTCTTATAATGGTCAGCCGATTTACCACTATATGGGTTGCTCAACTTTCAGTGAATATACCGTGGTCGCTGAAGTCTCTTTGGCAAAAATTAACCCTGAAGCGAATCATGAGCATGTGTGTCTGCTGGGTTGTGGCGTAACCACAGGTTTAGGTGCAGTAAAAAATACCGCCAAGGTTCAGGAAGGAGATACCGTCGCTGTATTTGGTCTGGGCGGTATTGGTCTGGCTGTGGTGCAAGGTGCCAAAAAAGCCAAAGCCAGCCGCATTATTGCTATTGATACCAATCCTGAAAAATTCAAACTGGCTGAACAGTTTGGCGCGACAGAATTTTTAAATCCAAAAGATTATGACAAACCGATTCAGGAAGTGATTGTTGAAAAAACCGGTTGGGGTGTAGATCATTCTTTTGAATGTATTGGCAATACCAATGTGATGCGTTCTGCACTGGAATGTGCTCACCGTGGTTGGGGACAATCCATCATTATTGGGGTAGCCGGTGCTGGTCAGGAAATTTCAACCCGTCCATTCCAGCTGGTCACCGGCCGTACCTGGAAAGGCACCGCTTTTGGTGGAGTGAAAGGCCGTTCACAATTGCCAGGTATGGTAGAAGAAGCAATGAAAGGAGATATTCAGCTTGAACCTTTTGTTACTCATACCATGGGACTGGAAAAAATTAACGAAGCCTTTGAGTTAATGCATGATGGTAAATCGATTCGTACCGTGATCCATTTTGAAGACTAA
- a CDS encoding aromatic amino acid transaminase, with translation MFQHVDAYAGDPILSLMEEFAKDERTQKVNLSIGLYYNEDNIVPQLEAVKAAYKNIETSNEQVKLYLPMDGLKPYNQATQALVLGENSPARRDGRAVTIQTLGGSGALKVGADFLKKYFPESDVWVSQPTWENHIAIFNGAGIHSHFYPYFDAATNGVNVPAMLEKLSQLPAKSIVLLHPCCHNPTGADLTPAEWDQVIAVLKQQDLIPFLDIAYQGFGQGLEEDAYAIRALDQAGMNFIVSNSFSKIFSLYGERVGGLTFVCDDQATAQKVLGQLKATVRRIYSSPPTTGALLVDNVLNDADLTAQWQAELQEMRERIIQMRHILKDKLSLALPERDFSYLVKQQGMFSYTGLSAEQVDILKDQYGIYLVRSGRMCVAGLNLSNIDYVAESIAEVIKATA, from the coding sequence ATGTTCCAACATGTTGATGCGTATGCAGGTGATCCGATTCTTTCTTTAATGGAAGAATTTGCTAAAGATGAACGGACACAAAAAGTGAATTTAAGTATTGGGCTTTATTACAATGAAGACAATATTGTGCCTCAACTTGAAGCGGTCAAAGCAGCGTATAAGAATATTGAAACAAGCAATGAACAGGTTAAGCTGTATTTACCGATGGATGGCTTAAAACCTTATAATCAGGCTACTCAAGCGCTGGTATTGGGAGAAAATAGTCCGGCGCGCCGTGATGGACGCGCGGTGACCATCCAGACCTTAGGCGGTTCTGGCGCGCTTAAAGTTGGTGCGGATTTTCTGAAAAAATATTTTCCTGAATCTGATGTTTGGGTTAGCCAACCGACTTGGGAAAATCATATTGCCATTTTTAATGGTGCTGGTATTCACTCGCACTTCTACCCTTATTTTGATGCAGCAACCAATGGCGTCAATGTGCCAGCGATGCTAGAAAAGTTGAGCCAGCTACCGGCAAAAAGTATTGTGTTATTACATCCATGTTGCCATAACCCGACGGGTGCAGACTTGACACCTGCTGAATGGGATCAGGTGATTGCTGTACTAAAACAACAGGATCTGATTCCCTTCTTGGATATTGCCTATCAAGGTTTTGGTCAAGGACTAGAAGAAGATGCCTATGCGATTCGCGCACTCGATCAGGCTGGAATGAACTTTATTGTCAGCAATTCATTCTCTAAAATTTTCTCGCTGTATGGTGAACGTGTAGGCGGTCTGACATTTGTTTGTGATGATCAAGCCACTGCACAAAAAGTGTTAGGACAATTAAAGGCAACAGTACGCCGTATTTACTCAAGCCCACCTACGACCGGTGCATTGTTGGTGGATAATGTGCTGAATGATGCTGATCTGACTGCACAGTGGCAAGCTGAACTGCAAGAAATGCGAGAACGTATTATTCAAATGCGTCACATTTTAAAAGATAAACTGAGCCTGGCCTTACCGGAACGAGATTTTAGCTATCTGGTCAAACAGCAAGGCATGTTTAGCTATACCGGGCTGAGTGCTGAACAGGTCGATATTCTCAAAGATCAATACGGCATTTATCTGGTGCGTAGTGGCCGTATGTGTGTTGCGGGTCTGAATTTAAGCAATATTGATTATGTGGCGGAATCGATTGCTGAAGTCATTAAAGCCACTGCTTAA
- a CDS encoding IS1-like element ISPa14 family transposase, whose protein sequence is MRITLEIKCPTCLSDSIKKNGIKVDGKQNYQCKDCKRQFIGDHALSYLGCNSGITRKILQLMVRGSGIRDIAEVERISIGKVLRTLTESTYQIQPKQSHYESLEVDEFWTFVGNKNNKQWLIYAYHRETGEIVAYVWGKRDLATVQRLKTKLKQLGIHYTRIASDHWDSFITAFKNCKQSIGKFFTVGIEGNNCKIRHRIRRGFRRSCNFSKKIENHFKAFDLTFFYINNGFI, encoded by the coding sequence ATGCGAATAACTCTAGAAATCAAATGTCCAACCTGCCTCAGTGACAGTATAAAGAAAAATGGCATCAAAGTAGATGGGAAACAAAACTATCAGTGCAAAGACTGTAAACGTCAGTTTATTGGTGACCATGCTCTGAGCTATCTAGGATGTAATTCAGGCATTACTCGAAAAATATTACAGTTGATGGTCAGAGGTAGTGGTATACGAGATATCGCTGAAGTTGAGCGAATCAGTATCGGTAAAGTTTTACGTACTTTAACCGAATCGACCTACCAAATTCAGCCTAAACAAAGTCATTATGAGTCTCTTGAAGTTGATGAGTTTTGGACTTTTGTGGGAAATAAAAATAATAAACAATGGCTTATTTACGCCTACCATCGAGAAACAGGTGAGATTGTTGCTTATGTTTGGGGTAAAAGAGACTTAGCTACAGTTCAACGATTGAAGACAAAGCTTAAACAATTAGGTATTCACTACACCCGAATTGCAAGTGATCATTGGGACAGTTTCATAACTGCTTTTAAAAACTGCAAGCAAAGTATTGGTAAATTTTTTACTGTAGGTATTGAAGGTAATAATTGCAAAATAAGGCATCGAATTAGGCGCGGTTTTAGAAGGAGTTGTAATTTTTCAAAAAAGATTGAAAACCATTTTAAAGCTTTCGACTTAACCTTTTTTTACATCAATAATGGCTTCATTTAA
- a CDS encoding 3-deoxy-7-phosphoheptulonate synthase — translation MNALNTALQQTQTTAKETILTLPHQLKAQLPLSNKLAQQIAAQRQTIENILAGKDHRLMVVTGPCSIHDPVAVLEYAHKLQQLQSQVSDQIFLVMRAYIEKPRTTIGWKGFLYDPNLDGSSNMQLGLEKSRELYLQIIEIGLPIASEILSPMATAYFDDLLAWGAIGARTSESQIHREISSHMPYSIGFKNGTDGSIQIALDAIQSASHPHQFLGLGQSGLPCILESQGNPKAHLILRGANSGPNYQLAEIEKIKEKCKGELPALVIDCSHGNSHKDPLLQPEVLRTIVAERKQNHVRGVMLESHLVDGQQKISCEMTYGQSVTDGCLGWDKTLQLLLEVADSLRVSQLKRSA, via the coding sequence ATGAATGCTTTAAATACTGCTTTACAACAAACTCAAACAACTGCAAAAGAAACCATTTTAACTTTGCCTCACCAATTGAAGGCACAATTGCCATTATCGAATAAATTGGCGCAACAAATTGCTGCGCAGCGTCAAACCATTGAAAATATATTGGCAGGCAAGGACCATCGTTTGATGGTGGTGACAGGCCCATGTTCGATTCATGATCCCGTGGCTGTACTTGAATATGCGCATAAATTACAACAATTACAAAGCCAGGTGTCAGATCAGATTTTCCTGGTGATGCGTGCCTATATTGAAAAACCGCGTACTACCATAGGCTGGAAAGGCTTCCTGTATGACCCAAATTTAGATGGCTCATCCAATATGCAATTGGGACTAGAAAAATCACGTGAGTTGTATCTACAAATTATTGAAATAGGTTTGCCGATTGCTTCGGAAATATTAAGCCCAATGGCGACTGCGTATTTCGATGATTTACTGGCATGGGGTGCTATTGGTGCACGGACCAGTGAATCTCAGATTCATCGTGAAATTTCCAGTCATATGCCATACAGCATCGGTTTCAAAAATGGCACCGATGGCTCCATTCAAATTGCACTGGATGCTATTCAATCTGCATCACATCCACATCAATTCCTGGGTCTGGGCCAATCCGGTTTACCGTGTATTTTAGAGTCGCAGGGCAATCCAAAAGCACATTTAATTTTACGCGGTGCAAATTCAGGTCCCAATTACCAGCTGGCGGAAATTGAAAAGATCAAAGAAAAATGCAAAGGTGAATTACCGGCTTTGGTGATTGACTGCAGTCATGGCAATAGCCACAAAGATCCGCTTTTACAGCCCGAAGTACTGCGTACCATTGTGGCAGAACGCAAGCAAAATCATGTTCGAGGCGTAATGCTGGAAAGTCATCTTGTCGATGGTCAGCAAAAGATTTCTTGTGAGATGACTTATGGTCAGTCTGTAACAGATGGCTGTCTGGGTTGGGACAAAACCCTGCAACTTTTGCTGGAGGTAGCAGATTCACTACGTGTTTCACAGTTAAAACGTAGCGCCTGA
- a CDS encoding PilT/PilU family type 4a pilus ATPase, producing MYSTELLEEARKMMFHMLTKVVEYGGSDLFISADFPPSIKHQGLMKPLGQQALTADKTKLFAYSLMNEKQRHEFETELECNFAISVPNVSRFRVNVFQQQLHVGMVIRTITAEIPNFDQLKLPESLKHVMMAKRGLILVVGATGSGKSTSLAAMIDHRNENSAGHIITVEDPVEYVHKHKKSMITHREVGVDSHSWHNALKNTLRQAPDVILIGEIRDTETMEHAIAFAETGHLCLGTLHANNANQALDRIINFFPEERRNQLLMDLSSNMKAIISQRLVRTEDGRGRRAAIEILLNTPLIGDNILKGQFHELKEIMKKSRELGMQTFDQALYDLYNEGAISYEEALRNADSMNELRLQIKLKSNRQDQTVPGSAASFSMLQDKDPEENQAKIGPETP from the coding sequence ATGTATAGTACGGAATTACTGGAAGAAGCACGTAAAATGATGTTCCATATGCTGACTAAGGTGGTGGAATATGGCGGCTCAGATTTATTTATTTCAGCAGATTTTCCACCGAGTATTAAACATCAGGGCTTAATGAAACCGCTTGGCCAGCAGGCATTGACTGCCGACAAGACCAAGTTGTTTGCCTATAGTTTAATGAATGAAAAACAGAGGCATGAGTTTGAAACCGAGCTGGAATGTAATTTTGCCATTAGTGTTCCCAATGTTTCGCGCTTTCGTGTCAATGTATTCCAGCAGCAATTACATGTAGGGATGGTAATACGAACCATTACCGCAGAAATTCCAAATTTTGACCAGTTAAAGCTTCCCGAGTCCTTAAAGCATGTGATGATGGCAAAACGCGGTCTGATACTTGTGGTCGGTGCTACCGGCTCGGGTAAATCGACTTCTTTAGCCGCCATGATTGATCATCGTAATGAAAATTCTGCCGGGCACATTATTACCGTGGAAGATCCGGTGGAATATGTGCATAAGCATAAGAAATCGATGATTACCCACCGCGAAGTCGGCGTGGATAGTCATTCATGGCACAATGCCTTGAAGAACACCTTGCGTCAGGCACCGGATGTTATTTTAATTGGTGAAATCCGTGATACCGAAACCATGGAACATGCCATTGCCTTTGCCGAAACCGGACATTTATGTTTAGGTACTTTACATGCCAATAATGCCAATCAGGCGCTGGATCGAATTATCAACTTTTTCCCGGAAGAACGTCGCAATCAATTGCTGATGGATTTATCTTCCAATATGAAGGCGATTATTTCACAGCGTTTGGTGCGTACTGAAGATGGACGTGGACGTCGTGCAGCCATTGAAATTTTGTTGAATACACCTTTAATTGGAGATAATATCCTGAAAGGCCAGTTTCATGAACTCAAAGAAATCATGAAGAAATCCCGTGAATTGGGCATGCAAACTTTCGATCAGGCTTTATATGATTTATATAATGAGGGTGCGATCAGTTATGAAGAAGCATTGCGTAATGCCGACTCCATGAATGAATTGCGCTTGCAGATTAAATTGAAAAGTAACCGACAGGATCAAACGGTTCCAGGTTCAGCTGCATCATTCAGTATGCTGCAAGATAAAGATCCGGAAGAGAATCAAGCTAAGATAGGACCGGAAACACCTTAA
- the gcvH gene encoding glycine cleavage system protein GcvH, with protein sequence MNHPSELKYASTHEWVKIEGDLVITGISDHAQDALGDLVYVEAPEVGQKMIAGEQAGVVESVKTASDIHAPVSGEVVEVNSALEDDPDFVNDDPYGKGWIYKIKPDNMADVEKLLSSSEYEAGL encoded by the coding sequence ATGAATCACCCTTCAGAGTTAAAGTACGCAAGTACACACGAATGGGTCAAAATTGAAGGTGATCTGGTTATTACTGGGATTTCCGACCATGCACAGGATGCTTTGGGCGACCTGGTGTATGTTGAAGCGCCAGAAGTGGGTCAGAAAATGATTGCCGGTGAACAGGCAGGCGTAGTTGAATCGGTGAAAACGGCTTCTGATATTCATGCACCTGTTTCAGGTGAAGTGGTTGAAGTAAACTCAGCACTTGAAGATGATCCTGATTTTGTCAATGATGACCCTTATGGCAAAGGCTGGATTTATAAAATCAAGCCAGACAACATGGCGGATGTAGAAAAACTGCTTTCCAGTAGTGAATATGAAGCAGGTTTGTAA
- a CDS encoding helix-turn-helix transcriptional regulator → MKTISPRQDQGIPGVYGLLLLDVVSRWGYTAEALFTPFHLNSEQLADPNFRIPTPVANELVKHALRLTGEPTLGFHLGTQMRISIHGFIGYAIMTAHDITDALILANRFIQLRMPFLQLYFSTFGEKATLQLQCDFDIEPLRTEIAIALTFGIITMAKALTGCEDLSGEIDFDFPKPSGFERYMAKFPSHQFRFEQPHLLSSFDKKYLSLKMVNADPIASQIAINQCEAELSALGERRRLAMRVRDILTNSEQHYLSIENVADRLHMSDRTLKRQLAAEGTSFSTLVDEVRYRHATSLLSRTDYTLEQIADEIGYSDVANFSRAFKRWSGRSPSNWRKDPYL, encoded by the coding sequence ATGAAAACGATTTCTCCAAGACAGGATCAAGGCATACCGGGTGTTTATGGACTGCTGCTGTTAGATGTGGTATCCCGTTGGGGTTACACTGCTGAAGCACTCTTCACCCCATTTCATTTAAACAGTGAACAGTTGGCAGACCCCAACTTTCGTATTCCGACACCAGTTGCCAATGAACTGGTCAAGCATGCACTACGTTTAACTGGCGAGCCGACACTGGGTTTCCATTTGGGCACCCAGATGCGTATCTCGATTCATGGTTTTATTGGTTATGCCATTATGACGGCACATGACATTACTGATGCCCTGATACTGGCGAACCGGTTTATCCAGCTACGTATGCCATTTTTACAACTTTATTTTTCCACCTTTGGTGAAAAAGCGACCTTACAGTTGCAGTGTGATTTTGATATTGAACCCTTACGTACTGAAATTGCCATTGCCCTGACCTTTGGCATTATTACCATGGCCAAAGCCCTGACCGGTTGTGAGGACCTGTCCGGGGAGATTGATTTTGATTTTCCCAAACCGTCCGGTTTTGAACGTTACATGGCAAAATTTCCATCGCATCAGTTCCGTTTCGAACAGCCACATCTATTAAGCAGCTTTGATAAAAAATATCTGAGCTTGAAAATGGTCAATGCTGACCCGATTGCCAGCCAGATTGCGATTAACCAGTGTGAAGCTGAACTGTCTGCCTTGGGCGAACGTCGCCGCCTGGCCATGCGGGTGCGTGACATTTTGACCAATTCTGAACAGCATTATTTAAGTATTGAAAATGTGGCAGATCGGCTGCATATGTCAGATCGTACCCTGAAACGCCAACTGGCAGCTGAAGGCACCTCATTTTCTACCTTGGTGGATGAAGTACGTTATCGGCATGCCACTTCCCTGCTGTCACGTACTGATTACACGCTTGAGCAGATTGCCGATGAAATTGGTTATAGCGATGTCGCCAATTTCAGCCGTGCATTTAAGCGTTGGAGTGGGCGTAGTCCAAGCAATTGGCGTAAAGATCCTTATCTATAA
- a CDS encoding MaoC family dehydratase — translation MLYLEDIKVGDRFISREYEMTLEEIKQFAHAYDPQVFHTDEHEAKAHPVFQGIAASGWHTCAVTMRLWTECFPVAYGLIGSESSLRWPRPTRPGDKIHVEVEIVAITPSKSKNDRAIVSYVTQAFNQNHDVLLISTTKIVVFKKDVQPE, via the coding sequence ATGCTGTATTTAGAAGATATAAAAGTGGGTGATCGTTTCATTAGCCGTGAATATGAAATGACCTTAGAAGAAATCAAACAGTTTGCACATGCTTATGATCCTCAAGTTTTTCATACTGATGAACATGAGGCCAAAGCACATCCTGTTTTTCAGGGCATTGCTGCCAGTGGCTGGCACACCTGTGCAGTTACCATGCGTTTATGGACTGAGTGTTTTCCGGTCGCTTATGGTTTGATTGGTTCAGAGTCCAGCCTGCGCTGGCCGCGTCCGACCCGTCCTGGCGATAAGATTCATGTCGAGGTCGAAATTGTGGCAATTACGCCATCAAAAAGTAAAAATGACCGAGCTATAGTCAGTTATGTGACTCAGGCATTCAATCAGAACCATGATGTATTACTTATTTCAACCACTAAAATTGTGGTCTTTAAAAAAGATGTTCAGCCTGAATAA
- a CDS encoding ABC transporter ATP-binding protein: protein MLQWFEKLVDPYPSKGLNEPLPTRFFPFVWQAAQGVRPYLLLLVLFTAAAASFEAFLYSKIGDLVNWLSKSQPDTFLAEHSQNLTILSCILLANILFANIQSIIKHQILYSTFPMRLRWRFHNLLLQQSLDFFHNDFAGRLSAKVMQTSLAVREFWVILGDMLAYVLIYFVTISLVLGAISPLLILPLLLWLVLFICAACFFIPRLSQISSQQADARAVMTGRVTDAYTNIQTVKLFAHAGRESKYAKASMQDFMITVYKQMRLGTQYEISINLLSVVLYGGVLGTAIWLWINGQAELGIIAATTAMILKLNSIAEFMMWQSSALFENVGTIQDGMKTLGQPIHIQDKPDAQPLQVQHGEIKFEDVSFAYQNKNVIDHFNLTIKPGEKIGIVGRSGAGKSTLIQLLLHFYNINQGRISIDGQNIQDVTQDSLRKNIAFVTQDTSLLHRTVAENIKYGRPDATDEEMFEAVRKAKAEDFIPQLTDLRGKTGYEAYVGERGVKLSGGQRQRIAIARVFLKDAPILILDEATSALDSEVEAAIQSSLDELMQGKTVIAIAHRLSTIAQMDRLIVLDEGNIVEQGTHEELVALGGIYAHLWQRQTGSFLIEQQALKKKDMY, encoded by the coding sequence ATGTTGCAGTGGTTTGAAAAACTCGTCGATCCTTATCCATCCAAAGGTTTAAACGAACCACTTCCTACCCGTTTTTTCCCTTTTGTCTGGCAAGCCGCTCAAGGTGTGCGCCCTTATTTATTGTTGCTGGTGCTGTTTACTGCAGCTGCTGCAAGTTTTGAAGCCTTTCTTTATTCTAAAATCGGTGATTTGGTGAACTGGCTAAGCAAGAGTCAACCAGACACTTTTTTGGCTGAACATAGCCAAAATCTTACGATCTTGAGCTGCATTCTGCTGGCCAATATCTTATTTGCCAATATACAGTCTATTATCAAGCATCAAATTTTATACAGTACTTTTCCCATGCGTTTACGCTGGCGTTTCCATAATTTACTGTTACAGCAAAGTCTAGACTTTTTTCACAACGACTTTGCCGGACGTTTATCTGCCAAAGTAATGCAGACTTCACTGGCGGTACGTGAATTTTGGGTGATTTTGGGTGATATGCTTGCCTATGTTCTGATCTACTTTGTCACGATCAGTCTGGTTCTGGGGGCAATTTCTCCGTTGCTGATTTTGCCTCTGCTGCTTTGGCTGGTACTGTTTATTTGTGCTGCCTGCTTTTTTATTCCACGTTTAAGCCAGATTTCAAGCCAGCAGGCCGATGCCCGTGCAGTCATGACTGGTCGTGTTACCGACGCTTACACCAATATTCAAACCGTGAAACTATTTGCACATGCTGGGCGTGAAAGCAAGTATGCCAAAGCATCCATGCAAGATTTCATGATCACGGTATATAAACAAATGCGCCTGGGCACACAGTATGAGATCAGCATCAATTTACTCAGTGTGGTTTTATATGGTGGCGTTTTAGGTACCGCCATCTGGTTATGGATCAACGGTCAGGCCGAACTCGGTATTATTGCTGCAACGACCGCCATGATTTTAAAACTCAACAGTATTGCCGAATTTATGATGTGGCAGTCATCCGCACTGTTCGAAAATGTCGGAACCATTCAGGATGGTATGAAAACCTTGGGACAGCCAATTCACATTCAGGACAAACCGGATGCACAACCTTTACAGGTACAGCATGGTGAAATTAAATTTGAAGATGTCAGTTTTGCTTATCAGAATAAAAATGTGATTGATCATTTTAATTTAACCATTAAACCGGGAGAAAAAATTGGCATTGTCGGCCGCTCTGGTGCAGGAAAATCGACCCTGATTCAACTGTTATTGCATTTTTATAATATTAACCAAGGTCGTATTTCGATCGATGGTCAAAATATTCAAGATGTGACTCAGGACAGTTTGCGTAAAAATATTGCTTTTGTAACTCAGGATACCTCTTTGTTACATCGTACCGTGGCTGAAAATATTAAATATGGCCGTCCCGATGCAACAGATGAAGAGATGTTTGAAGCCGTGCGCAAAGCCAAGGCGGAAGATTTTATTCCACAGCTCACTGATTTGCGTGGCAAAACTGGCTATGAAGCCTATGTGGGGGAACGCGGTGTTAAACTATCGGGTGGTCAACGCCAGCGTATCGCCATTGCCCGGGTGTTTTTAAAAGATGCGCCAATTCTGATTTTAGACGAAGCCACCAGTGCCTTAGATTCTGAAGTAGAGGCGGCAATTCAATCCAGTCTGGATGAATTGATGCAAGGTAAAACCGTGATTGCGATTGCCCATCGACTATCCACCATTGCACAAATGGACCGTTTGATTGTGCTGGATGAAGGTAACATTGTAGAGCAAGGCACGCATGAAGAACTGGTTGCGCTGGGTGGTATTTATGCACATTTGTGGCAAAGACAGACGGGCAGTTTTTTAATCGAACAACAGGCATTGAAGAAAAAGGATATGTATTGA
- a CDS encoding cryptochrome/photolyase family protein, producing the protein MQLIWFRQDLRIQDHAALWHAAQSGNCVALVILSPEQWQRHDDSPAKQIFYLRQLETLKSQLNQLNIPLLIKHIPLWKDVPNEMLQLCLRLGIDAVHANIEIGVNELKRDAQTQQNLEKHQISLELYHDQTIFPVGSITNKSNQPYQVFSAFKKRCYELLGIGLQQCYPAVAKQEKIALNLESEKTKNSASTYMQSSVSDQLQQLWPVTEDYALNILNHFVDSKIQQYQQERDFPDLNSTSRLSAYLNIGAVSIRQCLRAVFRKQNGHFHIDNAGQQTWLDELLWREFYQHILYQFPAVSKHKPFKSNTEKIQWRNAEQDLHAWQQGQTGIPIVDAGMRQLLQTGWMHNRVRMITAMFLTKNLLIDWRLGEKWFMQHLIDGNLAANNGGWQWCASTGTDSVPYFRIFNPITQSQKFDKNGDYIRTWVPELAHLDAKKIHDPYAYPQVRKLNYPRAIVDLSLSRKRAIEAFKAI; encoded by the coding sequence ATGCAATTAATATGGTTTCGACAGGACTTGCGTATACAAGACCATGCTGCACTTTGGCATGCAGCTCAATCTGGAAACTGTGTTGCCTTGGTGATTCTCTCACCTGAGCAATGGCAACGACATGATGACAGCCCTGCCAAACAAATATTTTATTTACGCCAACTGGAAACGCTAAAATCACAGCTCAATCAGCTAAATATTCCACTGCTGATCAAGCACATTCCTTTATGGAAAGATGTCCCCAATGAGATGCTGCAGCTTTGTCTGCGACTTGGTATTGACGCTGTACATGCCAATATTGAAATTGGAGTGAATGAATTAAAACGAGATGCCCAAACGCAACAAAATCTGGAAAAGCATCAGATTTCGCTTGAGCTTTATCATGACCAGACGATTTTTCCTGTCGGTTCAATCACAAATAAATCTAATCAGCCTTATCAGGTGTTTAGTGCGTTTAAAAAACGCTGTTATGAATTACTTGGCATTGGCCTACAGCAATGTTATCCAGCAGTGGCAAAGCAGGAAAAAATAGCGCTGAACCTGGAATCAGAAAAAACGAAAAACAGTGCATCAACATATATGCAAAGCTCTGTATCAGATCAGTTACAGCAGCTTTGGCCGGTAACGGAAGACTATGCACTGAATATTTTGAATCATTTTGTTGACTCTAAAATACAGCAGTATCAACAGGAACGGGATTTTCCTGATCTTAATTCAACCAGCCGATTGTCTGCTTACTTAAATATCGGTGCGGTTTCAATCAGGCAGTGCTTACGAGCCGTGTTTAGAAAACAAAATGGTCATTTTCATATAGACAATGCGGGACAACAAACCTGGCTGGATGAATTGTTGTGGCGTGAGTTCTATCAACACATTCTTTATCAGTTTCCTGCCGTTTCCAAACATAAACCTTTTAAAAGCAATACTGAGAAGATTCAATGGCGTAATGCTGAGCAAGACCTGCATGCCTGGCAACAAGGTCAGACTGGAATTCCCATTGTAGATGCGGGTATGCGTCAGTTGCTGCAAACCGGTTGGATGCACAACCGGGTACGTATGATTACAGCAATGTTCTTAACCAAGAACCTGCTGATTGACTGGCGTCTGGGTGAAAAATGGTTTATGCAGCATTTAATTGATGGCAATTTGGCCGCAAATAATGGTGGCTGGCAATGGTGTGCTTCAACGGGAACCGATTCAGTACCCTATTTCCGAATCTTCAACCCAATCACCCAATCGCAAAAGTTTGATAAAAACGGCGATTATATCCGAACATGGGTACCGGAACTGGCACATCTGGATGCAAAAAAAATCCATGATCCTTATGCTTACCCACAGGTGCGAAAATTAAATTACCCACGGGCAATTGTGGATTTAAGCTTATCGCGCAAGCGTGCCATAGAGGCGTTTAAGGCAATCTGA